From a single Candidatus Cloacimonadota bacterium genomic region:
- a CDS encoding metallophosphoesterase, with translation MRRIIFLSIVIIPTIFSCLLHAEESQTYDLNGIDGPYLFYQDSLINVYSIEEQNKLSSHTALKNDSFRVIIPNKYHDEFWFTLQDGHDAYPSTYPAVEKIFAVSDIEGNFEAFVSLLQSNKLIDNDLNWIFQDGHLVLVGDLVDRGEYVTQCLWLIYKLEQEAERAGGKVHFLLGNHELMDLKGRIDYAQDKYVAAGQRISSIEDPEEALRYLFSNNSVLGNWLRSKNTIERMGNVLFVHAGLSSELLEAQYSIQQINDSMRTYLGLQNSEITTETGKLLFGRFGPVWFRGLVIDYKDYYTKTEESKLDEVLSSYNAETVVIGHTIVDSIVSTDYDGKVIRIDIHQPKERETGKAEALLIEGNEFFRVNDLGERFLLKKEN, from the coding sequence ATGAGAAGAATTATTTTTTTATCTATAGTTATCATCCCTACGATTTTTTCTTGTTTACTTCATGCTGAAGAATCACAAACATACGATTTGAACGGTATAGACGGACCTTACCTATTTTACCAGGATTCCCTAATAAACGTATATTCAATCGAAGAACAAAATAAACTGAGCTCTCATACTGCTTTAAAAAATGACAGTTTTAGAGTCATCATCCCAAATAAATACCATGATGAATTCTGGTTTACGCTACAGGATGGACATGATGCTTATCCTTCAACATATCCTGCAGTCGAAAAGATATTTGCAGTTTCAGATATCGAAGGAAATTTCGAAGCGTTTGTTAGCTTGCTTCAATCAAACAAGTTAATCGATAATGACCTCAACTGGATATTTCAAGATGGACATCTCGTGCTGGTTGGTGATTTGGTTGATAGGGGAGAATACGTAACTCAATGTCTCTGGCTGATCTATAAGCTCGAGCAGGAAGCAGAAAGAGCAGGTGGTAAGGTACATTTTCTTCTTGGAAATCATGAGCTTATGGATTTGAAGGGGAGGATCGATTATGCGCAGGACAAGTATGTAGCTGCCGGGCAAAGGATCAGCAGTATCGAAGATCCTGAGGAAGCACTTCGATATCTTTTTTCGAACAACTCGGTTCTCGGTAATTGGCTGAGAAGTAAAAATACAATAGAGAGAATGGGTAATGTACTTTTCGTACATGCAGGATTGAGTTCTGAGCTTCTTGAAGCACAATATTCTATACAGCAAATTAATGATTCTATGAGGACATATCTTGGTTTACAAAATAGCGAAATAACAACAGAAACCGGGAAATTACTGTTCGGAAGATTCGGTCCTGTCTGGTTTCGAGGACTTGTCATAGACTACAAGGATTATTATACAAAAACTGAAGAATCTAAGCTCGATGAAGTTTTATCTTCTTATAATGCAGAAACTGTTGTGATTGGTCATACGATCGTTGATAGTATTGTAAGTACGGACTATGATGGTAAGGTTATCAGAATCGATATACATCAACCGAAAGAACGGGAAACAGGAAAAGCAGAAGCACTATTAATTGAAGGTAATGAATTTTTTCGGGTGAATGATCTAGGAGAGAGGTTTTTGCTAAAGAAAGAGAATTAA
- a CDS encoding transketolase: MEKLKDIDQLTRKAEDIRYSIIDMIAEAGSGHPGGSLSGVDIGTVLYFNEMNYDSKNPYLEDRDRFILSKGHAAPLLYALLAHAGYFDRSELKTLRKYKSRLQGHPASYMLPGVEVSTGSLGQGLSISCGIALVGKLDKKDFRVYTLLGDGELDEGQVWEAAMFAPHKKLDNLCTIVDRNRLQIDGDTEKVMALEPLRAKWDAFGWHTILIDGHNISEILNAFKEFNSVKNKPTMILAQTVKGKGVSFMENKAGWHGKAPNKDELEQALKEIKERMDA, translated from the coding sequence ATGGAAAAATTAAAAGATATTGATCAACTGACAAGAAAAGCTGAAGATATTCGCTATAGTATAATCGACATGATCGCAGAAGCAGGATCGGGTCATCCGGGCGGTTCTCTTTCCGGAGTAGATATTGGAACAGTTCTCTATTTCAATGAAATGAATTACGATTCGAAAAACCCGTACTTAGAAGACAGAGACAGATTTATCCTTTCGAAAGGACATGCTGCTCCCCTACTCTATGCTTTATTGGCACATGCAGGATATTTCGATAGAAGCGAATTGAAAACACTCAGGAAATATAAATCACGGCTTCAGGGTCACCCTGCTTCATATATGCTTCCTGGCGTTGAAGTATCGACAGGTTCATTAGGTCAGGGGCTTTCGATCTCATGCGGCATCGCGCTTGTGGGAAAATTAGATAAGAAAGATTTTCGCGTTTATACTTTGCTCGGTGACGGGGAACTCGACGAAGGTCAGGTGTGGGAAGCAGCAATGTTCGCTCCTCATAAAAAATTGGATAATCTCTGCACCATTGTAGATAGGAACCGTCTGCAAATCGATGGCGATACGGAAAAAGTGATGGCGCTCGAACCCTTGAGAGCAAAATGGGATGCTTTTGGTTGGCACACAATACTTATTGATGGTCATAATATTTCTGAGATTCTGAACGCTTTCAAAGAATTCAATTCTGTGAAAAATAAACCGACAATGATACTTGCTCAAACAGTAAAAGGAAAAGGGGTATCATTCATGGAAAACAAAGCCGGCTGGCATGGAAAAGCGCCGAATAAAGATGAATTGGAACAGGCTTTGAAAGAGATCAAAGAAAGGATGGATGCATGA
- a CDS encoding aminoglycoside 6-adenylyltransferase: MIEIIKKIIDWAENEPEIRALILEGSMVSGKKTDELSDYDLNFFVTDYTKYINCNEWLYSFDEVVIYQKPDFTFKKWYIPSRLVVYKHSPRVDFSFWNIDILKQFVDIQRLPDFYKNGYKVFVDKDDIASKLPQPSQDGYAIVKPSKDEVLKNIYDFWYEAYCVAKYCHRGNLFFAKMLENGYFKKFLLQMVIWYESANTEWNRTDIHTEGKNLESVLAKEQMEKISSCFSGYSKDDILASIKVTTTFFKKYSMNVCHNLDIEYPLKRIQGIQEYINKILT, from the coding sequence ATGATAGAAATTATTAAAAAAATTATAGATTGGGCTGAAAATGAGCCCGAGATCAGAGCCCTCATCCTTGAGGGCTCGATGGTTTCTGGAAAAAAGACCGATGAACTCTCTGACTACGATCTCAACTTCTTTGTTACTGATTATACCAAGTACATAAATTGTAATGAATGGCTTTATTCTTTCGATGAAGTGGTCATCTACCAAAAACCGGATTTCACTTTTAAGAAATGGTATATTCCAAGCAGACTGGTTGTTTATAAACATTCACCCCGCGTGGATTTCTCTTTCTGGAATATTGATATTTTGAAGCAATTTGTCGACATACAAAGATTACCTGACTTTTATAAGAATGGGTATAAGGTTTTTGTTGATAAAGATGACATTGCGTCAAAACTTCCTCAGCCTTCTCAAGATGGGTATGCAATTGTAAAGCCGTCAAAAGATGAGGTCTTAAAAAATATATATGATTTCTGGTACGAAGCATACTGTGTAGCAAAATATTGCCACAGGGGAAATCTGTTTTTCGCAAAGATGCTCGAGAATGGATATTTCAAGAAGTTCTTACTTCAAATGGTTATCTGGTATGAATCAGCAAATACAGAATGGAACAGAACCGACATCCACACAGAAGGTAAAAATCTCGAATCAGTTCTTGCTAAAGAACAAATGGAAAAAATTTCTTCATGTTTTTCCGGTTATTCAAAAGATGATATTTTGGCAAGTATAAAAGTAACCACGACCTTTTTTAAGAAATATTCCATGAATGTTTGTCATAATCTGGACATTGAATATCCATTAAAGAGAATTCAAGGTATTCAAGAATATATAAACAAAATACTGACTTAA
- a CDS encoding glycoside hydrolase family 97 protein yields the protein MKKFMILLCGIFIAMNVQALQLYSPDRNIEITFDIGLFGTPFYEVSYKGDSVIETSMLGFEIKNSSDLNTKFEILSYETSSFDETWQPVWGEYKEIRNHYNELIVNLTQPKLSNRKLTIYFRAYNDGVAFRYEFPLQPNLSYFIIDKENTEFNLTGNHTAFWIPGDYDTNEYAYTTSKLSEVHAQKGLTVSEIGTRTIIADNAVQTPLMMKTDDGLYINLHEAALVNYPVMHILIDKEKSILEVELVPDAVGNFAYIQTPFKTPWRTIIISDKAEDILASNLILNVNDPCNIEDTSWIYPQKYIGIWWELHVGKHSWNYADVGNVKLDETDWESLTPNGRHGATTENTKRYIDFAEEHGFNGVLVEGWDIGWEDWYGKWKEEVFDFVTPYPDFDVEALQAYAAEKGVKLIMHHETSSSVTNYERRMHDAYGFMKKHGYDTVKTGYVGRIIPRGEYHDGQWMMNHYVHVAKQTAKNKIMVNSHESCRPTGLHRTYPNWLACEAARGNEFNAWSAGNPPDHETILPFTRLMGGPMDYTPGIFQIKMDYYKPGSQEQVHTTLVKQLALYVTMYSPLQMAADLPENYERFLDAFQFIRDVPVDWDDTKIIEAEPGDYVTIARKAKDRDEWFIGAITDENARSSEIPLDFLKSNQWYVATLYLDGRDAHWKDNPMSYKIAKAIVNNETVLNLSLAEGGGAAVSITPAHYQDLKKYQKYD from the coding sequence ATGAAAAAATTCATGATATTATTATGTGGGATATTTATTGCTATGAATGTACAAGCGCTACAACTCTATTCACCAGATCGAAATATCGAAATTACATTCGATATTGGTCTTTTTGGAACTCCATTTTACGAGGTTTCGTATAAAGGTGATTCAGTAATCGAAACGAGTATGCTTGGTTTTGAAATCAAGAATTCGTCTGATTTGAATACCAAATTTGAAATATTATCGTATGAAACGTCATCCTTTGACGAGACATGGCAACCGGTGTGGGGTGAGTATAAAGAGATTAGAAATCATTATAATGAACTGATCGTTAATCTAACACAACCGAAACTCAGCAATAGAAAACTCACCATATATTTCCGTGCATATAATGACGGCGTTGCTTTCCGATATGAATTTCCACTGCAGCCAAATCTATCATACTTTATAATTGATAAAGAAAACACTGAATTCAATCTTACAGGTAATCATACGGCATTCTGGATTCCCGGAGATTATGATACCAATGAATATGCATACACGACGTCAAAACTCAGCGAAGTTCATGCCCAAAAAGGACTTACTGTCAGCGAGATAGGAACACGTACCATCATTGCAGATAACGCAGTTCAGACACCGCTTATGATGAAAACTGATGATGGATTGTATATCAACCTCCACGAAGCAGCACTGGTTAATTATCCGGTTATGCACATATTGATAGATAAAGAAAAATCCATTCTCGAAGTTGAACTCGTTCCTGATGCAGTTGGGAATTTTGCCTATATCCAAACGCCATTCAAAACACCATGGCGGACGATCATCATAAGCGATAAAGCAGAAGATATTCTTGCATCGAACCTTATTTTGAATGTGAACGATCCGTGCAACATAGAAGATACAAGCTGGATCTATCCTCAGAAATATATTGGCATCTGGTGGGAACTGCATGTGGGTAAACATTCATGGAATTACGCAGATGTCGGCAATGTAAAATTGGATGAAACCGACTGGGAATCGCTGACACCGAATGGACGTCATGGTGCCACCACAGAAAACACAAAACGTTATATCGATTTTGCAGAAGAGCATGGTTTTAACGGTGTGCTTGTCGAGGGTTGGGATATCGGATGGGAAGACTGGTATGGAAAATGGAAAGAAGAGGTGTTCGATTTCGTTACCCCTTATCCTGATTTTGATGTCGAAGCATTGCAGGCATATGCGGCAGAAAAAGGTGTGAAACTCATCATGCATCACGAGACATCGTCTTCGGTAACTAACTATGAGCGAAGAATGCATGATGCATATGGTTTTATGAAAAAACATGGCTACGATACGGTCAAAACCGGCTATGTGGGCAGGATCATTCCGCGGGGAGAATATCATGATGGGCAATGGATGATGAATCATTATGTGCATGTAGCGAAACAAACTGCAAAAAATAAGATCATGGTAAATTCTCATGAATCATGTCGACCAACAGGATTGCACAGGACTTATCCGAACTGGCTGGCATGCGAAGCTGCACGGGGAAATGAGTTCAATGCATGGAGTGCAGGTAATCCGCCTGATCATGAAACGATCTTGCCGTTCACGCGCTTAATGGGCGGTCCTATGGATTACACACCAGGAATCTTTCAAATCAAGATGGATTACTACAAACCAGGTTCACAAGAACAAGTGCATACAACACTCGTGAAACAGCTTGCGTTGTATGTTACTATGTACAGTCCCCTGCAGATGGCTGCCGATCTGCCAGAAAATTACGAACGATTCCTCGATGCGTTCCAGTTCATCAGAGATGTACCCGTCGACTGGGATGACACAAAAATCATCGAAGCTGAACCGGGAGATTATGTCACAATTGCGCGAAAAGCAAAAGACCGGGATGAATGGTTTATAGGTGCGATTACTGACGAAAATGCCAGATCATCTGAAATTCCTCTTGATTTCCTCAAATCTAATCAATGGTATGTCGCTACGCTTTACCTAGACGGAAGAGATGCGCATTGGAAGGACAATCCAATGTCCTATAAAATTGCAAAAGCTATTGTTAATAATGAAACTGTTCTCAACCTCTCATTAGCAGAAGGCGGTGGCGCAGCTGTCAGTATTACACCTGCTCACTATCAGGATCTGAAGAAATATCAGAAGTACGATTAA
- a CDS encoding transketolase family protein — protein MNIKDILPIRDGYGRALIELGKTNPNVLVLDADLSTSTRTNWFAEKFPERFIDVGIAEQNMVDIAAGLSLEGKIPFVTTYGVFVCGRAFDQLRNTVCYSQLNVKIVGSHGGISVGADGGSHQAIEDIALMRILPHMTVVVPCDHFQAYKATMKIAELKGPAFLRLAREATAAITDENSDFEIGKAQVLIEGDDCAVFFAGTIGAEVMKAVELLHKKGIHPTIINMHTIKPIDKDCVIKYAKKFGKVMTIEEHLQAGGLGSAISEVLAEHYPVKVKMLAIYDRFGESGQPHLLLDAFGLSAEKISEEIEKFYS, from the coding sequence ATGAATATAAAAGATATTCTCCCCATACGAGACGGCTATGGACGTGCACTCATAGAACTTGGCAAAACAAATCCGAATGTACTGGTTCTCGATGCCGATCTTTCGACCTCGACACGAACCAATTGGTTTGCAGAGAAATTCCCCGAACGTTTTATCGATGTGGGAATCGCAGAACAAAATATGGTGGATATTGCTGCAGGACTAAGCTTGGAAGGCAAAATTCCTTTTGTGACAACTTATGGTGTTTTTGTGTGCGGACGTGCATTTGACCAACTTCGAAATACTGTGTGTTATTCACAACTTAATGTAAAAATTGTCGGTTCGCACGGTGGGATTTCCGTTGGTGCTGACGGCGGCAGCCACCAGGCAATCGAGGATATCGCATTGATGAGGATACTCCCCCACATGACTGTCGTTGTTCCGTGTGACCATTTCCAGGCATACAAAGCAACCATGAAAATTGCAGAATTAAAAGGTCCCGCATTCCTCCGATTAGCACGAGAAGCAACCGCAGCAATTACAGACGAGAATTCAGATTTTGAAATTGGGAAAGCACAGGTATTGATTGAAGGTGATGACTGTGCTGTTTTCTTTGCAGGCACGATTGGTGCGGAAGTGATGAAAGCGGTTGAGCTGCTCCATAAAAAGGGAATTCATCCAACCATTATAAATATGCACACAATCAAACCGATCGATAAGGATTGTGTAATCAAATATGCGAAGAAATTCGGGAAGGTAATGACTATCGAAGAGCATCTGCAGGCAGGTGGATTGGGTTCTGCGATCTCAGAAGTTTTGGCAGAGCACTATCCCGTAAAAGTCAAAATGTTAGCGATTTATGATAGATTCGGTGAGTCCGGACAACCGCATTTATTACTCGATGCGTTTGGATTATCGGCTGAGAAAATAAGTGAAGAAATCGAGAAATTTTATTCGTAG
- a CDS encoding TetR/AcrR family transcriptional regulator, with the protein MRDKHDLIITAAEEVFARFGYKKTTMEDIAAEAQIVKATLYYYFPSKEVIFGEVIRKDSQLFQAKLDDAVSKAHTPEEKIRAYVSARMHHLEDLSKFYPTLTREYLDHFVFVEQMRDDFNSYEKRTLTQLLKEGVEMELFAINDIEYTAHMLTIAIKGLEYPMFMNKKGYKPTDESSRMLDIIFNGINKK; encoded by the coding sequence ATGCGCGATAAACATGATCTGATCATAACCGCTGCAGAGGAAGTTTTTGCCCGTTTTGGGTATAAAAAAACAACTATGGAAGACATCGCTGCTGAAGCACAAATTGTAAAAGCAACCCTCTATTATTATTTCCCAAGTAAAGAAGTTATCTTTGGTGAAGTTATCCGCAAGGATTCACAACTCTTTCAGGCAAAACTTGATGATGCAGTCTCCAAAGCTCATACACCGGAAGAAAAAATTCGAGCATATGTAAGTGCCCGAATGCATCATCTTGAGGATTTAAGCAAATTCTATCCTACACTCACCAGAGAGTATCTCGATCATTTTGTTTTCGTCGAACAGATGAGAGATGATTTCAATAGTTATGAAAAGCGCACACTCACTCAACTTCTGAAAGAGGGGGTTGAGATGGAATTGTTTGCAATAAATGATATCGAATATACTGCTCACATGCTTACCATTGCGATCAAAGGTTTGGAATACCCCATGTTTATGAATAAAAAAGGTTATAAGCCGACCGATGAAAGCAGTCGTATGCTCGATATCATCTTCAATGGAATAAATAAGAAATAG
- a CDS encoding AraC family transcriptional regulator yields the protein MDYKIVNRDEIKLVGVLYHTTMKTEKGIPGLWDDAFIPRAKEIKHIVNRNCYGLELYPDDFMETWQFTYMAAFEVSKLDDIPINMFGVTLPAATYAAFTVKGKLDPEKIKETFHKIYHEWLPSSGYTFAYPYDFEFYDDENDRFKPDEDDSEIDIYLPIRKK from the coding sequence ATGGATTATAAAATCGTTAATCGTGATGAAATAAAACTGGTTGGAGTGCTCTACCATACGACGATGAAAACAGAAAAAGGTATTCCCGGACTCTGGGATGATGCGTTCATTCCTCGAGCAAAAGAGATAAAGCATATTGTTAACCGGAACTGCTACGGACTCGAACTCTATCCTGATGATTTCATGGAAACATGGCAATTCACCTATATGGCTGCTTTTGAAGTATCTAAGCTAGATGATATTCCCATCAATATGTTTGGTGTCACCTTGCCTGCTGCGACCTACGCTGCATTTACGGTGAAAGGTAAACTCGATCCGGAGAAAATCAAAGAGACATTTCATAAGATCTATCATGAATGGTTGCCTTCCTCCGGATATACCTTTGCATATCCCTACGATTTTGAATTCTATGATGATGAGAATGATCGTTTTAAACCGGATGAGGATGATTCCGAAATCGACATCTACTTACCAATCAGAAAGAAATAA
- a CDS encoding nitronate monooxygenase, translating into MIEKKVSTEFPVLKIDDLTISTSIIQGGMGVGISMAGLASAVAEQGGIGVISSVGLGLLKNTKDKNYRKGNITALREEIRKAKLMSKGVIGLNIMVAVSDYDDLVKTAIEEEVDLLFLGAGLPLKKPENISLEQFRTMKTKIFPIVSSARAAKIIFQTWDKKFDHVPDGVVVEGPKAGGHLGFKNEQIDDSEFELEKIVPEVIEQIIPFRKKYDKDIPLIAAGGIYTGEDIFRFHQLGAAGVQMGTRFVATDECDADIRFKEQYINCKKEDIGIIKSPVGLPGRAIINNFLKEASAGIKKPFQCPWKCLRTCDFKTSLYCIAKALMNAKVGDLKHGFSFAGSNAYRIDNIISVKELIDSLKKEFENACIKFNEMLIPDLALVRI; encoded by the coding sequence ATGATAGAGAAGAAAGTATCTACTGAATTTCCAGTGTTAAAAATTGATGATCTGACAATCAGCACATCAATAATTCAGGGGGGAATGGGAGTTGGGATTTCAATGGCAGGACTTGCATCCGCTGTTGCAGAACAAGGGGGTATCGGAGTAATTTCTTCAGTAGGACTTGGACTACTCAAGAATACAAAAGATAAGAATTATAGAAAAGGCAACATCACAGCTCTTCGTGAAGAAATCCGAAAAGCAAAGCTCATGTCAAAAGGTGTTATCGGATTGAACATAATGGTCGCAGTTTCAGATTATGATGATCTGGTTAAAACAGCTATAGAAGAAGAAGTGGATCTGTTATTTCTGGGAGCAGGACTTCCTTTAAAGAAGCCTGAAAATATTTCACTTGAACAATTTCGCACAATGAAAACAAAAATATTTCCTATTGTATCCTCAGCACGTGCTGCAAAAATTATTTTCCAAACATGGGATAAGAAGTTTGATCATGTGCCTGATGGTGTGGTGGTTGAAGGACCAAAAGCAGGGGGACATCTTGGTTTTAAAAACGAGCAGATCGATGACAGTGAATTTGAGCTTGAAAAAATTGTTCCCGAAGTTATTGAACAGATAATTCCTTTCAGAAAAAAGTACGATAAAGACATACCATTAATCGCAGCTGGAGGAATTTATACAGGCGAAGATATCTTCCGCTTTCATCAGCTTGGAGCTGCAGGTGTTCAAATGGGGACAAGATTCGTAGCAACCGATGAATGCGATGCAGACATTCGATTTAAAGAGCAGTATATAAATTGTAAAAAAGAAGATATCGGCATAATTAAAAGCCCTGTAGGTCTCCCGGGAAGAGCGATCATCAACAACTTTCTCAAAGAAGCAAGTGCAGGTATAAAAAAGCCATTCCAATGCCCATGGAAATGTTTGCGCACTTGTGATTTTAAGACTTCTCTCTACTGTATTGCAAAAGCACTTATGAACGCAAAGGTCGGCGATCTGAAGCACGGATTCAGTTTTGCCGGATCGAATGCATATCGAATTGATAATATTATCTCAGTAAAAGAGTTGATTGATTCTCTGAAGAAAGAATTTGAGAATGCCTGCATTAAATTCAACGAAATGCTGATTCCTGATCTTGCATTGGTAAGGATCTGA
- a CDS encoding DUF2259 domain-containing protein: MKKVLLSLILSISLLTTMYAGDVSDYSILGFSEDSRYVAFEFSGVADGSGFPYIQISVYDCQEHTLTEEPFFNIIQILDDEEFEKGVALAWDNSTEEFEKILQKYSISPIDKGLSAIKRMDYAPTLLSAGFVFYGKHVVIELEEIEGTETIYDMYTPSGIRVTSQVNGKETVLLSEESNRDIGNLRFDYSIEEIVICRNTFAAIISYHAPGFEGYNTRQMIVGYIIE; the protein is encoded by the coding sequence ATGAAAAAAGTATTACTGTCACTCATTTTATCGATAAGTTTACTTACTACAATGTATGCTGGTGATGTATCAGATTATTCGATACTCGGTTTCTCTGAAGATAGCCGCTATGTAGCATTTGAGTTCAGCGGTGTTGCAGACGGTTCAGGATTTCCTTATATCCAGATCTCCGTTTATGATTGTCAGGAGCACACACTCACAGAAGAACCATTTTTCAATATTATTCAGATCCTCGATGATGAAGAGTTTGAAAAGGGTGTAGCACTTGCATGGGATAACTCGACTGAAGAGTTTGAAAAGATCCTTCAGAAATATAGCATTTCACCTATTGATAAAGGATTATCTGCGATCAAACGAATGGACTATGCACCAACGCTTCTTTCAGCTGGATTTGTTTTTTACGGAAAGCATGTGGTCATTGAACTCGAGGAGATCGAAGGAACTGAAACAATATATGATATGTACACACCTTCCGGAATTCGTGTCACATCACAGGTTAACGGGAAGGAAACGGTTCTTCTCAGCGAAGAGTCGAACAGGGATATAGGCAATCTTCGTTTTGATTATTCAATTGAAGAAATCGTTATTTGCAGAAACACCTTTGCTGCAATCATTTCTTATCATGCACCTGGTTTTGAGGGATACAATACTCGTCAAATGATCGTAGGGTATATAATCGAATAA